One segment of Daphnia magna isolate NIES linkage group LG2, ASM2063170v1.1, whole genome shotgun sequence DNA contains the following:
- the LOC116933255 gene encoding arylsulfatase B isoform X3: MDYFQAIAFLVLLLLAWGFAAQIQQPNLVFILADDFGWNDVSFHGSKQIPTPNLDALAFSGLILQNYYVTPLCTPSRSALMTGKHPIHTGMQHDVLYGYSRYGLPLSETTLPDHLKLLGYKNHIVGKWHLGHYKSVYTPLHRGFDSHYGYWTGHQDYYDHTAVEWNAWGYDMRRNNSVDWSAYGKYTTTILTDEARDVITKHDISSPLFLYIAHLAVHSANPYSPLQAPEETVKMFSNIEDLQRRRYAAMVHELDVSVGKIVKALGDKNMLKNTVIVFSSDNGGPAAGFNQNAASNWPLKGVKNTPWEGGVRAAGVVWSPLIPEDRRGRVMSNLMDISDWLPTLFEAAGGDVASLKGLDGVSHWSTILYDKPSARHHVLHNIDDKMGYAAIRKKNWKLVKGTTYDGSWDGWYGPSGRMNDSCIHSFNSIDGAGPIEKKKLLKSDAGRYISRLGISVIDNLNQLLKDAEIKCGERPVDAHACLPLDAPCLFDIDQDPCEYNNLAEKLPDIANDLLDLLNWYNATAVAPLNTQPDPMSNPKYWNYTFTNWADFE; this comes from the exons ATGGATTATTTTCAAGCAATTGCTTTTTTAGTTCTCTTGTTGCTAGCTTGGGGTTTTGCAGCACAAATCCAGCAACCAAATTTAGTCTTCATCTTAGCTGATGATTTT gGATGGAATGATGTCAGTTTCCATGGTTCCAAACAAATACCAACTCCAAACTTGGATGCCCTGGCTTTTTCAG GTCTAATTTTACAAAACTACTATGTAACCCCTCTCTGCACTCCATCGAGGAGTGCTTTAATGACTGGAAAGCATCCAATTCACACAG GAATGCAGCATGATGTGCTCTATGGATATTCAAGATATG GATTACCACTGTCAGAGACTACTTTGCCTGACCATCTGAAGTTACTTGGTTACAAGAACCATATTGTTGGTAAATGGCATTTGGGCCACTACAAAAGTGTGTACACACCACTTCACAGAGGATTTGACTCCCATTATGGATATTGGACAGGGCATCAAGACTATTACGACCATACGGCTGTCGAATGG AACGCTTGGGGCTACGATATGAGGCGAAATAATTCCGTGGATTGGTCTGCGTACGGAAAATACACGACCACTATTTTGACAGACGAAGCTCGTGACGTGATAACAAAACACGACATTTCGAGTCCCCTGTTTCTGTACATAGCACATCTCGCTGTTCATTCAGCGAACCCATATTCGCCTTTACAAGCGCCAGAGGAAACCGTAAAAATGTTTTCTAATATAGAGGATCTCCAACGCCGACGATATGcag CCATGGTACACGAATTGGACGTTTCGGTTGGTAAGATAGTGAAAGCCCTCGGAGATAAAAATATGTTGAAGAATACAGTCATCGTCTTCAGCTCAGACAACGGTGGTCCCGCCGCGGGCTTCAACCAAAACGCTGCTTCCAATTGGCCTTTAAAAGGA GTTAAAAATACTCCTTGGGAAGGAGGCGTGCGGGCTGCTGGCGTAGTTTGGTCTCCTTTAATCCCGGAGGATCGACGAGGTCGAGTTATGTCTAATCTGATGGACATATCCGACTGGCTACCTACACTGTTTGAAGCCGCAG GAGGCGATGTGGCGTCCCTAAAAGGATTGGATGGCGTAAGTCATTGGAGCACGATCCTCTATGATAAGCCATCTGCGCGTCATCACGTACTCCATAACATTGATGACAAAATGGGATACGCTGCcattaggaaaaaaaattggaaactAGTCAAAG GAACTACTTACGATGGTTCTTGGGATGGCTGGTATGGGCCATCTGGGAGGATGAACGATAGCTGCATACATTCTTTTAACAGTATTGACGGCGCTGGCCcgatcgaaaaaaaaaaa TTACTGAAAAGTGATGCTGGCCGCTATATTTCAAGGCTCGGTATATCTGTGATAGATAATCTTAATCAGCTTCTTAAAGATGCCGAAATCAAATGCGGTGAGAGACCGGTCGATGCACACGCTTGTTTACCGTTGGATGCCCCTTGTCTTTTCGATATCGATCAAGATCCGTGCGAGTACAATAATTTAGCGGAAAAACTGCCCGACATTGCCAACGACTTGCTCGATCTACTTAACTGGTACAATGCAACAGCGGTCGCTCCCCTTAACACTCAGCCAGATCCTATGTCTAATCCGAAGTACTGGAACTATACATTTACAAATTGGGCGGATTTTGAATAG
- the LOC116933255 gene encoding arylsulfatase B isoform X4 has product MTGKHPIHTGMQHDVLYGYSRYGLPLSETTLPDHLKLLGYKNHIVGKWHLGHYKSVYTPLHRGFDSHYGYWTGHQDYYDHTAVEWVRVASESLNAWGYDMRRNNSVDWSAYGKYTTTILTDEARDVITKHDISSPLFLYIAHLAVHSANPYSPLQAPEETVKMFSNIEDLQRRRYAAMVHELDVSVGKIVKALGDKNMLKNTVIVFSSDNGGPAAGFNQNAASNWPLKGVKNTPWEGGVRAAGVVWSPLIPEDRRGRVMSNLMDISDWLPTLFEAAGGDVASLKGLDGVSHWSTILYDKPSARHHVLHNIDDKMGYAAIRKKNWKLVKGTTYDGSWDGWYGPSGRMNDSCIHSFNSIDGAGPIEKKKLLKSDAGRYISRLGISVIDNLNQLLKDAEIKCGERPVDAHACLPLDAPCLFDIDQDPCEYNNLAEKLPDIANDLLDLLNWYNATAVAPLNTQPDPMSNPKYWNYTFTNWADFE; this is encoded by the exons ATGACTGGAAAGCATCCAATTCACACAG GAATGCAGCATGATGTGCTCTATGGATATTCAAGATATG GATTACCACTGTCAGAGACTACTTTGCCTGACCATCTGAAGTTACTTGGTTACAAGAACCATATTGTTGGTAAATGGCATTTGGGCCACTACAAAAGTGTGTACACACCACTTCACAGAGGATTTGACTCCCATTATGGATATTGGACAGGGCATCAAGACTATTACGACCATACGGCTGTCGAATGGGTACGAGTGGCGAGTGAATCCCTT AACGCTTGGGGCTACGATATGAGGCGAAATAATTCCGTGGATTGGTCTGCGTACGGAAAATACACGACCACTATTTTGACAGACGAAGCTCGTGACGTGATAACAAAACACGACATTTCGAGTCCCCTGTTTCTGTACATAGCACATCTCGCTGTTCATTCAGCGAACCCATATTCGCCTTTACAAGCGCCAGAGGAAACCGTAAAAATGTTTTCTAATATAGAGGATCTCCAACGCCGACGATATGcag CCATGGTACACGAATTGGACGTTTCGGTTGGTAAGATAGTGAAAGCCCTCGGAGATAAAAATATGTTGAAGAATACAGTCATCGTCTTCAGCTCAGACAACGGTGGTCCCGCCGCGGGCTTCAACCAAAACGCTGCTTCCAATTGGCCTTTAAAAGGA GTTAAAAATACTCCTTGGGAAGGAGGCGTGCGGGCTGCTGGCGTAGTTTGGTCTCCTTTAATCCCGGAGGATCGACGAGGTCGAGTTATGTCTAATCTGATGGACATATCCGACTGGCTACCTACACTGTTTGAAGCCGCAG GAGGCGATGTGGCGTCCCTAAAAGGATTGGATGGCGTAAGTCATTGGAGCACGATCCTCTATGATAAGCCATCTGCGCGTCATCACGTACTCCATAACATTGATGACAAAATGGGATACGCTGCcattaggaaaaaaaattggaaactAGTCAAAG GAACTACTTACGATGGTTCTTGGGATGGCTGGTATGGGCCATCTGGGAGGATGAACGATAGCTGCATACATTCTTTTAACAGTATTGACGGCGCTGGCCcgatcgaaaaaaaaaaa TTACTGAAAAGTGATGCTGGCCGCTATATTTCAAGGCTCGGTATATCTGTGATAGATAATCTTAATCAGCTTCTTAAAGATGCCGAAATCAAATGCGGTGAGAGACCGGTCGATGCACACGCTTGTTTACCGTTGGATGCCCCTTGTCTTTTCGATATCGATCAAGATCCGTGCGAGTACAATAATTTAGCGGAAAAACTGCCCGACATTGCCAACGACTTGCTCGATCTACTTAACTGGTACAATGCAACAGCGGTCGCTCCCCTTAACACTCAGCCAGATCCTATGTCTAATCCGAAGTACTGGAACTATACATTTACAAATTGGGCGGATTTTGAATAG
- the LOC116933255 gene encoding arylsulfatase B isoform X1 translates to MDYFQAIAFLVLLLLAWGFAAQIQQPNLVFILADDFGWNDVSFHGSKQIPTPNLDALAFSGLILQNYYVTPLCTPSRSALMTGKHPIHTGMQHDVLYGYSRYGLPLSETTLPDHLKLLGYKNHIVGKWHLGHYKSVYTPLHRGFDSHYGYWTGHQDYYDHTAVEWNAWGYDMRRNNSVDWSAYGKYTTTILTDEARDVITKHDISSPLFLYIAHLAVHSANPYSPLQAPEETVKMFSNIEDLQRRRYAAMVHELDVSVGKIVKALGDKNMLKNTVIVFSSDNGGPAAGFNQNAASNWPLKGVKNTPWEGGVRAAGVVWSPLIPEDRRGRVMSNLMDISDWLPTLFEAAGESQLTPASSLSNCLCTISNLGGDVASLKGLDGVSHWSTILYDKPSARHHVLHNIDDKMGYAAIRKKNWKLVKGTTYDGSWDGWYGPSGRMNDSCIHSFNSIDGAGPIEKKKLLKSDAGRYISRLGISVIDNLNQLLKDAEIKCGERPVDAHACLPLDAPCLFDIDQDPCEYNNLAEKLPDIANDLLDLLNWYNATAVAPLNTQPDPMSNPKYWNYTFTNWADFE, encoded by the exons ATGGATTATTTTCAAGCAATTGCTTTTTTAGTTCTCTTGTTGCTAGCTTGGGGTTTTGCAGCACAAATCCAGCAACCAAATTTAGTCTTCATCTTAGCTGATGATTTT gGATGGAATGATGTCAGTTTCCATGGTTCCAAACAAATACCAACTCCAAACTTGGATGCCCTGGCTTTTTCAG GTCTAATTTTACAAAACTACTATGTAACCCCTCTCTGCACTCCATCGAGGAGTGCTTTAATGACTGGAAAGCATCCAATTCACACAG GAATGCAGCATGATGTGCTCTATGGATATTCAAGATATG GATTACCACTGTCAGAGACTACTTTGCCTGACCATCTGAAGTTACTTGGTTACAAGAACCATATTGTTGGTAAATGGCATTTGGGCCACTACAAAAGTGTGTACACACCACTTCACAGAGGATTTGACTCCCATTATGGATATTGGACAGGGCATCAAGACTATTACGACCATACGGCTGTCGAATGG AACGCTTGGGGCTACGATATGAGGCGAAATAATTCCGTGGATTGGTCTGCGTACGGAAAATACACGACCACTATTTTGACAGACGAAGCTCGTGACGTGATAACAAAACACGACATTTCGAGTCCCCTGTTTCTGTACATAGCACATCTCGCTGTTCATTCAGCGAACCCATATTCGCCTTTACAAGCGCCAGAGGAAACCGTAAAAATGTTTTCTAATATAGAGGATCTCCAACGCCGACGATATGcag CCATGGTACACGAATTGGACGTTTCGGTTGGTAAGATAGTGAAAGCCCTCGGAGATAAAAATATGTTGAAGAATACAGTCATCGTCTTCAGCTCAGACAACGGTGGTCCCGCCGCGGGCTTCAACCAAAACGCTGCTTCCAATTGGCCTTTAAAAGGA GTTAAAAATACTCCTTGGGAAGGAGGCGTGCGGGCTGCTGGCGTAGTTTGGTCTCCTTTAATCCCGGAGGATCGACGAGGTCGAGTTATGTCTAATCTGATGGACATATCCGACTGGCTACCTACACTGTTTGAAGCCGCAGGTGAGTCTCAGCTTACTCCTGCAAGTAGCCTGAGCAATTGTTTGTGCACCATTTCCAATCTAGGAGGCGATGTGGCGTCCCTAAAAGGATTGGATGGCGTAAGTCATTGGAGCACGATCCTCTATGATAAGCCATCTGCGCGTCATCACGTACTCCATAACATTGATGACAAAATGGGATACGCTGCcattaggaaaaaaaattggaaactAGTCAAAG GAACTACTTACGATGGTTCTTGGGATGGCTGGTATGGGCCATCTGGGAGGATGAACGATAGCTGCATACATTCTTTTAACAGTATTGACGGCGCTGGCCcgatcgaaaaaaaaaaa TTACTGAAAAGTGATGCTGGCCGCTATATTTCAAGGCTCGGTATATCTGTGATAGATAATCTTAATCAGCTTCTTAAAGATGCCGAAATCAAATGCGGTGAGAGACCGGTCGATGCACACGCTTGTTTACCGTTGGATGCCCCTTGTCTTTTCGATATCGATCAAGATCCGTGCGAGTACAATAATTTAGCGGAAAAACTGCCCGACATTGCCAACGACTTGCTCGATCTACTTAACTGGTACAATGCAACAGCGGTCGCTCCCCTTAACACTCAGCCAGATCCTATGTCTAATCCGAAGTACTGGAACTATACATTTACAAATTGGGCGGATTTTGAATAG
- the LOC116933254 gene encoding uncharacterized protein LOC116933254, whose translation MKTVVALTILLVAVVAVIVSEEDSEHFAVKLMANSSDLATEEQRFRYYKVYSYKLMAPKKKAAKKPSGYSGYQSGYGAFRGRRSVNNKKSVFSSD comes from the exons ATGAAAACAGTG GTTGCATTGACGATTCTATTAGTGGCCGTTGTTGCCGTCATAGTTTCCGAAGAAGATTCAGAACATTTTGCAGTGAAATTAATGGCAAACTCATCAGATCTTGCCACCGAAGAACAACGTTTTAGATACTACAAAGTGTACTCCTACAAGCTGATGGcaccgaaaaaaaaggcagcGAAGAAACCGAGTGGTTATTCTGGCTATCAGAGCGGATACGGAGCTTTCCGCGGTCGTCGTTCCgtcaacaacaagaaaagcGTGTTTTCATCCGACTAA
- the LOC116933255 gene encoding arylsulfatase B isoform X2: MDYFQAIAFLVLLLLAWGFAAQIQQPNLVFILADDFGWNDVSFHGSKQIPTPNLDALAFSGLILQNYYVTPLCTPSRSALMTGKHPIHTGMQHDVLYGYSRYGLPLSETTLPDHLKLLGYKNHIVGKWHLGHYKSVYTPLHRGFDSHYGYWTGHQDYYDHTAVEWVRVASESLNAWGYDMRRNNSVDWSAYGKYTTTILTDEARDVITKHDISSPLFLYIAHLAVHSANPYSPLQAPEETVKMFSNIEDLQRRRYAAMVHELDVSVGKIVKALGDKNMLKNTVIVFSSDNGGPAAGFNQNAASNWPLKGVKNTPWEGGVRAAGVVWSPLIPEDRRGRVMSNLMDISDWLPTLFEAAGGDVASLKGLDGVSHWSTILYDKPSARHHVLHNIDDKMGYAAIRKKNWKLVKGTTYDGSWDGWYGPSGRMNDSCIHSFNSIDGAGPIEKKKLLKSDAGRYISRLGISVIDNLNQLLKDAEIKCGERPVDAHACLPLDAPCLFDIDQDPCEYNNLAEKLPDIANDLLDLLNWYNATAVAPLNTQPDPMSNPKYWNYTFTNWADFE; encoded by the exons ATGGATTATTTTCAAGCAATTGCTTTTTTAGTTCTCTTGTTGCTAGCTTGGGGTTTTGCAGCACAAATCCAGCAACCAAATTTAGTCTTCATCTTAGCTGATGATTTT gGATGGAATGATGTCAGTTTCCATGGTTCCAAACAAATACCAACTCCAAACTTGGATGCCCTGGCTTTTTCAG GTCTAATTTTACAAAACTACTATGTAACCCCTCTCTGCACTCCATCGAGGAGTGCTTTAATGACTGGAAAGCATCCAATTCACACAG GAATGCAGCATGATGTGCTCTATGGATATTCAAGATATG GATTACCACTGTCAGAGACTACTTTGCCTGACCATCTGAAGTTACTTGGTTACAAGAACCATATTGTTGGTAAATGGCATTTGGGCCACTACAAAAGTGTGTACACACCACTTCACAGAGGATTTGACTCCCATTATGGATATTGGACAGGGCATCAAGACTATTACGACCATACGGCTGTCGAATGGGTACGAGTGGCGAGTGAATCCCTT AACGCTTGGGGCTACGATATGAGGCGAAATAATTCCGTGGATTGGTCTGCGTACGGAAAATACACGACCACTATTTTGACAGACGAAGCTCGTGACGTGATAACAAAACACGACATTTCGAGTCCCCTGTTTCTGTACATAGCACATCTCGCTGTTCATTCAGCGAACCCATATTCGCCTTTACAAGCGCCAGAGGAAACCGTAAAAATGTTTTCTAATATAGAGGATCTCCAACGCCGACGATATGcag CCATGGTACACGAATTGGACGTTTCGGTTGGTAAGATAGTGAAAGCCCTCGGAGATAAAAATATGTTGAAGAATACAGTCATCGTCTTCAGCTCAGACAACGGTGGTCCCGCCGCGGGCTTCAACCAAAACGCTGCTTCCAATTGGCCTTTAAAAGGA GTTAAAAATACTCCTTGGGAAGGAGGCGTGCGGGCTGCTGGCGTAGTTTGGTCTCCTTTAATCCCGGAGGATCGACGAGGTCGAGTTATGTCTAATCTGATGGACATATCCGACTGGCTACCTACACTGTTTGAAGCCGCAG GAGGCGATGTGGCGTCCCTAAAAGGATTGGATGGCGTAAGTCATTGGAGCACGATCCTCTATGATAAGCCATCTGCGCGTCATCACGTACTCCATAACATTGATGACAAAATGGGATACGCTGCcattaggaaaaaaaattggaaactAGTCAAAG GAACTACTTACGATGGTTCTTGGGATGGCTGGTATGGGCCATCTGGGAGGATGAACGATAGCTGCATACATTCTTTTAACAGTATTGACGGCGCTGGCCcgatcgaaaaaaaaaaa TTACTGAAAAGTGATGCTGGCCGCTATATTTCAAGGCTCGGTATATCTGTGATAGATAATCTTAATCAGCTTCTTAAAGATGCCGAAATCAAATGCGGTGAGAGACCGGTCGATGCACACGCTTGTTTACCGTTGGATGCCCCTTGTCTTTTCGATATCGATCAAGATCCGTGCGAGTACAATAATTTAGCGGAAAAACTGCCCGACATTGCCAACGACTTGCTCGATCTACTTAACTGGTACAATGCAACAGCGGTCGCTCCCCTTAACACTCAGCCAGATCCTATGTCTAATCCGAAGTACTGGAACTATACATTTACAAATTGGGCGGATTTTGAATAG
- the LOC116917641 gene encoding pollen-specific leucine-rich repeat extensin-like protein 4, which translates to MRVVILLACLVTLSSQQEFPGFGNSFGNLGNAFGNAFNAIFTNSANQLTNSVNRPVNAPVNPAFGSGFQRPPGNGFNSPGFFAAVRPVPVPGRPETLTPVNRPTGIPPNPVNRPTVAPLIPVSRPTAGRKRRSATVETPKPTTTETPSSYWPVPGAGWFYG; encoded by the exons ATGAGAGTGGTG ATTCTTCTGGCGTGTCTGGTGACGCTGAGCAGCCAACAAGAATTCCCTGGTTTTGGAAATTCGTTTGGCAACCTCGGAAACGCGTTCGGAAATGCCTTTAATGCCATTTTCACTAACTCAGCCAACCAATTAACCAATTCGGTTAACAGACCTGTCAATGCACCTGTAAACCCAGCCTTTGGTTCAGGTTTCCAACGGCCACCTGGCAACGGATTCAATTCGCCCGGCTTTTTTGCGGCTGTACGCCCTGTACCTGTACCTGGTAGGCCTGAAACACTAACTCCAGTGAACAGACCAACAGGTATTCCACCCAACCCGGTGAATAGACCTACAGTTGCTCCGCTCATTCCAGTGAGCCGACCTACCGCTGGAAGGAAACGTAGATCGGCCACAGTAGAAACTCCAAAGCCAACAACAACCGAAACGCCATCGAGTTATTGGCCTGTGCCCGGTGCAGGCTGGTTCTACGGCTAA
- the LOC116915736 gene encoding collagen alpha-1(I) chain: MRAFAFFPLLVASALAGPQYGSIPHAEEVVPVYETPIYYPATAYSTGGSSQIEDIQKQWEKFAEYLPWLKGPPGPPGPPGPPGSSGDGGYGGSGYGGSGYGGSAYGGSSYTQPQVIAGPPGPPGPPGPAGYKGDAGAPGAPGYAGKPGLPGPPGKPGAPGYPGPKGAPGYNGAPGAPGKPGYNGEKGAPGYNGAPGLPGGPGLPGKDGYSGGPGPAGPKGETGPPGYTIPSKIPGPPGPPGYPGKDGAPGYSGGPGPVGPPGPVGLQGPPGKPGTNGYPGGPGPKGEAGLPGYDGAPGKDGLPGAPSKVPGPPGPQGLTGPPGYNGSPGKDGLPGGPGAPGKDGLPGYTGYTGAPGKQGKPGKDGLPGPAGSPGYPGGPGPVGPQGKPGPPGYPGGPGPVGPVGGPGPVGLQGKPGAPGYPGGPGPVGPLGPIGPVGPQGKPGSPGYTGPAGPPGPVGAPGKSYQAPVYEPPTAVYHPPATQQQNYDIWLPAVSSYGK; this comes from the exons ATGAGGGCTTTT GCATTTTTCCCACTGTTGGTGGCATCTGCATTGGCAGGACCTCAATACGGATCAATCCCTCACGCGGAGGAGGTTGTACCTGTATACGAAACCCCAATCTACTATCCGGCTACTGCTTACTCCACTGGCGGAAGTTCGCAAATTGAAGATATTCAGAAACAGTGGGAAAAGTTTGCTGAGTACCTTCCTTGGTTAAAGGGACCTCCTGGTCCACCAGGTCCACCTGGGCCACCTGGATCTTCTGGTGATGGTGGCTACGGTGGTAGTGGCTACGGGGGTAGTGGCTACGGTGGTAGTGCCTACGGCGGTAGCTCCTATACTCAACCTCAAGTCATTGCTGGACCACCAGGCCCACCCGGTCCTCCAGGACCTGCAGGATACAAAGGCGACGCGGGAGCTCCAGGAGCTCCTGGTTACGCTGGAAAACCCGGACTGCCAGGACCTCCTGGTAAACCAGGCGCACCTGGTTATCCTGGCCCAAAGGGCGCACCAGGCTATAATGGAGCTCCAGGAGCTCCTGGTAAACCAGGTTACAATGGAGAAAAGGGAGCACCCGGCTATAATGGCGCTCCAGGTCTCCCAGGTGGCCCTGGCTTACCTGGAAAAGACGGTTATTCTGGAGGCCCTGGACCAGCAGGTCCTAAAGGTGAAACTGGTCCACCAGGCTACACAATCCCATCCAAAATCCCTGGCCCTCCTGGTCCACCCGGCTACCCTGGCAAAGATGGAGCACCAGGGTACTCAGGTGGCCCTGGCCCTGTTGGTCCTCCTGGCCCTGTTGGGCTTCAAGGACCACCTGGCAAGCCTGGCACTAATGGTTATCCTGGCGGGCCCGGACCTAAAGGTGAAGCGGGGCTACCTGGCTATGACGGAGCTCCCGGAAAGGACGGACTACCTGGTGCACCAAGCAAAGTGCCTGGCCCTCCTGGGCCCCAAGGACTGACTGGCCCACCTGGCTATAATGGCAGCCCTGGAAAAGACGGTCTTCCCGGTGGTCCAGGTGCTCCAGGCAAGGACGGGCTTCCTGGATACACAGGATATACCG GTGCACCGGGTAAGCAAGGTAAACCAGGCAAGGATGGCCTACCCGGCCCGGCTGGATCCCCTGGTTACCCTGGTGGTCCCGGCCCTGTTGGACCCCAAGGTAAACCTGGCCCTCCTGGTTACCCTGGTGGTCCAGGCCCAGTTGGGCCAGTAGGCGGACCAGGCCCAGTAGGTCTTCAAGGAAAACCAGGTGCACCTGGATATCCTGGTGGTCCGGGACCAGTTGGACCCCTCGGTCCGATTGGACCCGTTGGACCTCAAGGAAAACCGGGTTCTCCTGGATACACAGGACCTGCTGGACCTCCAGGACCTGTCGGCGCTCCTGGAAAGTCTTACCAAGCCCCCGTGTATGAACCCCCCACAGCGGTATACCATCCTCCGGCAacgcaacaacaaaattacGATATATGGCTTCCGGCTGTATCCAGCTACGGAAAATAG